A part of Camelus bactrianus isolate YW-2024 breed Bactrian camel chromosome 7, ASM4877302v1, whole genome shotgun sequence genomic DNA contains:
- the GHRHR gene encoding growth hormone-releasing hormone receptor: MDGRVWGACVLCLLIPLQIVLGQVLPECDFISQLREEERACLQAAGGTPNITSGCPRTWDGLLCWPTADSSEWVTLPCPAFFSHFSSEPGAVKRDCTITGWSEPFPPYPEACPVPLDLLTEEKSYFSTVRIVYTLGHSVSAVALLVAIAILVTLRRLHCPRNYIHTQLFTTFILKAGAVFLKDATLFHSENTDHCSFSTVLCKVSVATSHFATMTNFSWLLAEAVYLTCLLASTSPSTWRAFWWLVLAGWGLPLLFTSTWVGCKLAFEDVACWDLDDSSPYWWIIKGPIVFSVGVNFGLFLNIIRILLRKLEPAQGSLHTPPQYWRLSKSTLLLIPLFGIHYIIFNFLPDSVGLVIRLPLELGLGSFQGFIVAILYCFLNQEVRTEISRRWRGHDPELLPPRRTHAKGTIPSRARVKVLTSVC; encoded by the exons ATGGATGGCAGGGTGTGGGGCGCCTGTGTCCTCTGCTTGCTGATCCCCTTACAGATC GTATTGGGCCAGGTGCTCCCAGAGTGTGACTTCATCTCCCAGCTGAGAGAGGAGGAGCGTGCCTGTCTGCAAGCAGCAGGGGGCACGCCCAACATCACCTCAG GCTGCCCTAGGACCTGGGATGGGCTGCTGTGCTGGCCAACGGCAGATTCCAGCGAGTGGGTAACCCTCCCCTGTCCAGCTTTCTTCTCTCACTTCAGCTCTGAGCCAG GGGCCGTGAAGCGGGATTGCACCATCACGGGCTGGTCGGAGCCCTTCCCGCCTTATCCTGAGGCCTGCCCTGTACCCTTGGATCTACTGACTGAGGAG aAATCCTACTTCTCCACCGTGAGGATCGTCTACACCCTGGGCCACAGCGTCTCTGCCGTGGCCCTCCTCGTGGCCATCGCCATCCTGGTGACTCTCAG GAGGCTTCACTGCCCCAGGAACTACATCCACACCCAGCTGTTCACCACCTTTATCCTCAAGGCGGGAGCTGTGTTCCTGAAAGATGCCACCCTCTTTCACAGCGAGAACACCGACCACTGCAGCTTCTCCACT GTTCTGTGCAAGGTCTCTGTGGCCACCTCTCATTTCGCCACCATGACCAACTTCAGCTGGCTGCTGGCAGAAGCTGTCTACCTGACCTGCCTCTTGGCCTCCACGTCGCCCAGCACATGGAGAGCTTTCTGGTGGCTGGTTCTTGCTGGCTGGG GCCTTCCCCTGCTCTTCACCAGCACATGGGTGGGTTGCAAGTTGGCCTTTGAGGATGTTGC GTGCTGGGACCTGGATGACAGCTCCCCCTACTGGTGGATCATCAAAGGACCCATCGTCTTTTCTGTTGGG GTGAACTTTGGGCTTTTTCTCAATATTATCCGCATTCTGCTGAGGAAACTGGAGCCAGCTCAGGGTAGCCTCCACACCCCACCTCAGTACTG GCGTCTCTCCAAGTCTACCCTTCTCCTTATCCCACTGTTTGGAATTCACTACATCATCTTCAACTTCCTGCCTGATAGTGTGGGCCTGGTCATTCGCCTCcccctggagctggggctgggctccTTCCAG GGTTTCATTGTTGCCATCCTGTACTGCTTCCTCAACCAAGAG GTGAGGACTGAGATCTCGCGGAGATGGCGTGGCCATGATCCTGAACTTTTGCCACCCCGGAGGACTCATGCCAAGGGGACGATACCTTCCCGTGCAAGGGTGAAGGTGCTGACATCTGTGTGTTAG